From a single Solanum dulcamara chromosome 4, daSolDulc1.2, whole genome shotgun sequence genomic region:
- the LOC129887674 gene encoding uncharacterized protein LOC129887674 has product MDFSFFSNFLWFKPHSANDMASTVVSTSTLVKAPKQNAPFDAKFWKWTVFSFVPWAKEAEGNMQMPTTVNKKLKRRRPSHESVDSQARTSTIRFRPYVSKVPWHTGPRAFLSQFFPRYGHYCGPNWSSGKDGGSPIWDRRPIDWLDFCCYCHDMGYDSHDQAELLKADLAFLECLEKPNMSTRGDPHVALLYKTMCISGLKNILIPYRQQLITLQSRQLSFGFGWLGGIMEPAKCLKDRFIWLHK; this is encoded by the exons AtggatttttcatttttcagtAATTTCCTGTGGTTCAAACCTCATTCTGCAAATGATATGGCATCAACAGTTGTATCTACTAGCACCCTAGTGAAAGCACCAAAACAAAATGCTCCGTTTGATGCTAAGTTTTGGAAATGGACCGTGTTTTCATTTGTTCCTTGGGCTAAAGAAGCTGAGGGTAATATGCAGATGCCAACAACTGTCAACAAGAAACTGAAAAGGCGCAGGCCATCTCATGAAAGTGTAGACTCTCAAGCTCGGACGTCAACCATACGCTTTAGACCATATGTTTCTAAAGTTCCATGGCATACAGGTCCAAGAGCCtttctttctcaatttttccCTCGATATGGTCATTACTGTGGACCAAACTGGTCAAGTGGGAAAGATGGAGGGTCACCAATTTGGGACAGAAGACCCATTGATTGGTTGGATTTTTGCTGCTATTGTCACGACATGGGCTATGATTCTCATGATCAGGCGGAACTTCTCAAGGCAGACCTTGCATTCCTCGAGTGCTTGGAGAAGCCAAACATGAGTACTCGAGGAGATCCTCATGTAGCTCTGCTTTACAAGACTATGTGCATATCAG GCCTCAAGAACATATTGATACCTTACAGACAACAACTTATTACCTTACAATCTAGGCAGTTATCTTTTGGATTTGGATGGCTCGGCGGTATCATGGAACCTGCAAAATGCTTGAAAGACCGTTTCATATGGTTACATAAGTAG